The window AATACTCTGAATCCCTAATTACTTTGAAAGTTTTGGCATGTCTCGATCAGAGATGCTCCAGAGCGATACATGTCTATCACACACACATTTACATATGTGACAACCAATTTGTTGTTATTGAGGTAACTTCATCGAACAACAGTAAGTAGGCCGGAGGAAGTCGTCTCTCTCTCTGTGTTCAGATAGTGTACTTCGATATTTTGTTTAATCCCCAAACTCTCAGCACTGGCTTCTTTATTAGGATTTAGGCTTTGAACATGTTTTTGTTGCAGCTCCTTGGTTAAGTTTTAAGGCCTTGAACATATATTGACGTTGCAGCCGACATCATGAGCATGATGGAAATATAGGATGTTGATTATAAAAGTTTAACTCGAAGACACTTCCAGGAAAAGGCAAAAACTAACTAAGGGAAACTAGATGAACCCAGTTCTACAAGGCATGCATTATATCTACAGGGCATACACTCCGATTCGGTGGGAACAACCGGACATCAACCGCATCTTTATCTGCTACTATATATGGTGTTGGATCACAAAGAACCAAAATAAATAAATAAATAATGCACATTATACACAATCAAAATCCCTCAACACTAGCCCTTGGAACCGTGGACGATGATGATTTCCGGCTTTCCAGCAGGTGGTCTAACTCCTCCATAGTGACAATGGTGGAACAAGACCGTGGAGGAAGAAGGGAAATAGGTGGGGCAAGTCGTCTAGTAGGTGAAAAAGATGGCAGAGCTACTGGTGGAGGTGAAGGCGAAAAACTTAGCCTAGGCACAGGGGTAACAATTCCATTAAGACTCGGCGATCTTGACATATGTTTTCCCGCATATGCAGCCGGGTCTAGCAAAGGAAACCTGGACGAGTGCCTGATATCTTGAATGATTTTGAGATGCTCAACAACAGTTCTCATAGTGGGTCTCTCGGATGGGTCCTTCTGGAGGCATCTCTGTGCAATGTCAGCCATCGCTCGGGCAGCTTTGGCTGGGAAGCGACCTTTGAGCTGCGGATCCATAATCAGTGAAAGTCGATGGTCATCAGCTAAGTAAGGCCGGCTCCACTTAACTAAATTCATCTCTTCCTTGGGGTGCCGGCTATCAAGATTCTTCCGACCTGTTAGTAGCTCTAGAAGAACAATCCCAAAACTCCAGACATTGCTTTTGGGAGTAAGCATTCCTCTTTCAAGTGTCTCAACTGATAGATTTGCCACTGCCTGCAAAATGATGAGAACAGGGGTAACAGTTCAGATCTTAAAAAAAAATCATGTTGAAATTAACAGTTTCCAACTTTATATGGATTAAGGTAAAGAAAAATCATTTAATACAAAGTATTAAGATTAGAACTGATCTGAAAAGTATTCACAAGAAACAAAGCAAGAAAACTTACAACAGAATTGGTAGAGATTTCTGCCTCAGGGATATGTCCAACACAGCCATATCCGGAAAGCTTTGCACTAAAATCTTTATCAATCTGTATGTTCGCAGTTGAAAACTCATTGTACATCGCCTGTAAATATATATGGATAACGATAACAACTCAGTCACCAAAGAAAATGCACAAATATACCATCAAATAATCTCAACAAAATTTTGCTTAAATATTTTAAATAACATCAGCAATTTCAGTTTTGAGGTGATTTTGTGAACGCAACAAAAAGATTCATTTTTTTTAATGAAGGGCAACTTGAATCAGAGCTACTGGATGCATGAGGTGATCATCATTTGATTTCAGTTGTTCTTAGATAAAAGTGCAAGCGGGTGTTCTTATTACCTGGAAAGGTCCTTCTTCATGCAAGAATGTAAGACCCTGTGCAGCACATAAAGCAATTTTTGTTCTAGTGTTCCAATCTATTGGGGGCTTATCTGATCGTCCATATAAAAATCGATCCAGACTTCCATGAAAGAGCCTTTCATAGACCAACATTTTTTGTTCAGATCCCTCGCGTGCATGGAAACCAAGCAATTTACAGAGGTTTGGATGTTGCAAAGATGCAATAGTGTTTACCTCATTTACAAACTCCTTCAAACCCTGAAAAACCAATAGCAATGAGTTTCTATGAAAGTTCTAAACATTTGGTAAAAGCACTCTGTACCATCAACTCTCAATAACAATCTGAACACTAGAAGAAGAAGTTACAATTTACAAAGTGATTACGTTTACTATGATCAATAGGTAGGACACTAATGCAAAACATACAGTGAACCAAATGTTTCGAGGCAAGGTAGAGTTTATTTTGCAAACATACTGACACCATCATTCCACAGTATTACCAGTAACCCCAAATTGGAAAACAAAACAAGGGTTTGAATTTCATATAATTGGAACACATAAAATGCTTCCATACTCTTAATTATCCATTCTGTTAGAGGCATAATTTTATTTATTTATTTTTGCAAGCGTGAACATCGCACACGAAGGAGCTCGTTTTTCTTATTAGATTATATAAGACAACAAAAGGATGACAATTCAAAGTTCATCCATAAGTTCAGGTAATTTTCTGTTAAACCGTGGTAACATTAAGGGGACCAAATAACATTATTGACCATAACAGACATAAAAATTTATATTTACCTGAGTGGAAGGATGAAGGCGAGTAACAGTAGCTTCTTTTTTGGAACTTGAAGATGAATCTTCTCCAAAGGAAGCCTTATACATGATGGAAGATAGACCTTCAGACATGCATCGGTCAGAAGAAAAGTTGTGACAAGCTGATGACACTTCTTCAAATGAAAAGTTTCGTAACGTTCCAGTTGGAGGCAGGGGCAATGGTCCAGAAGCATAGAGAGGGCCGCTGGAAGTCAATGACTTAAAGCTTCCCGTAGTCCGCAGTGCAGCAACACCTTGAGGTGATGGGAGGGGAAGAGGTTGCGGAATTGGTGGCGCTTGTTCCTTCAGGATTCCAGACCGATACTTTGGCTCTTCTGGCTCCTCATATTCAACTGATGAAAGAGATTCTTGGTCTGCTGCATCTAGGGTAGATGGAGCAGATAATGCCCGAGTTCTATTGTTCTTTTTGGTGACTTTATTTACTGGTTGAACAGGTTTCACTCTGTTCCTAAAACTTGGGGGTGCAGACTGTAGTGACCGGGTCGGGATTTGAGGTTCAGGCAATGTGGCTGGAGTTTGCTCCTTAGGGACGACACGTTTAATATAAATAGTCTGCTCAGACTTTTTCTTCTTGCACTTCAATACTGTGAAGCAACCCATAATTACGTTCAAAACTAAGATCTGTACTTAGGCCTAGTTTTCTGCATCAGAAGAACAAAGTGCATACATATTAGCTGAAGCTGGAAATTTGGAAAGTAGATCTTTACTGTGCACCAACCAAACATATATCAACTTTGTATAGGTAGATAAGCAGAGAACCCAATTGAACCAACTGATAGAAAAAAATAAGCAACTTCACCATAAGCAGATAGGTAATCCAAGTGTCCCGTCCACCCAAAAAAGATCAAACAACAATAACTGAATGACTCCAATATCCTATGTTAAGGTTCTAAGACTTAATGAGAAGAAGATACATGAGTGCTCTACAACAAACTTTGAAAAGGCAGCATCTGGGGAAAAAGATAATGAGAGAACATGTCCCCATAATTTCCACTAACAAAATCACGCTAACATCCTCCTAGCCGTTCCGAAGGAATAAACAGATTATACGAATGCAAAACTCTTGTTTTTCTTCTCTGAGTGTTGGTGGGTTTATGGAGATTCCATACCTAGTGTGGTTGATATTCCACCTAGAACTTAATAATTCATCCCTAAATATTCCCATTACACTCAGCCTAACACACAGACTCTTTTATTCCACAAATGCTCAAAATCTCTTAAATGTCAACTTAACAATTACAAATATACTGTACCAACTAACCATTCTACTAAATTTCAACTCAATCTATGAACCCCAGAAACCCATTTCTTCTGTTTATCTTTACTTCCAAACAACATCCATTCAACTTTAAAAACAAAACATCCCCAGATCCACAAAAACACAAACTTTCTGCAAAGTCTACCAAACAAATACCACAATTAATTGCACAAAAGCAAATCCACCAGCAACAGACTGCACCAGACAATCTAAACCCAATGAAACACATCAAAGAATGAATTTTTCATCTCTAGCAAAAAACTTCAAAGCTCAAATCTTGCATATAATTTGAACAACAAGGGAATGAATTCAGTAAGAAAGTTAAACAGAATTCAGAAAGTAAGATAATTTACCAGCTTTTCATGCAAGAGGGTCTCAAATGGACTGAGTAACCAATTTGGAGATATAACCAAGCCTTCAACAAGTCAAAGAGAGAAAGCAGATTGAGAAAGGTTTATAGGTGAGTGGGAGAGATACAGAGATTGTCAGAGAGAGAGAGAGAGAGAGAGAGAGAGGGAAAGGAGGAGAGAGTTCTCAAAAGAGGAATGAAGCCCCAATGAGCAGTGGTCAAACCTACCAAAAATCCATAATTAATAAGCATTTAAAAGCAACCATTATTATTATCCTTAAACAAACAGAATTGCCTTTCTCATTTCTTTTTTACCCATTTGCCCTCCACAATATCCACATTTTTAATTGTTTTTCTGTTTTGTTTTTGTGCTCCATTGGGAAAATATCATTTTGTTTATGTTCAATTTGTGACGTGTGGAACCGAGCTAGACCAAGACCATGCCTACGCGTAAGATGTGAGGAGGAGAAGAAAAGGACTTCTGCTTCCAACACTATCAGTTTTTTATTTTTCAACTTACCTAAAATACTAACGAATCAATTTGTCTAAGACCAACACTTAAACGAGTTTCTATAGTAATTTTTTTGTTTTAGAGGATTGTTTTTAGAATGTATGTTTTTAAGTGTGTTTGAACGTTATACTTCTTAATGTTATATGACATTCTTCTAAAATTTAAAAAGACAAATACCGGTCTTAGTTTTAGAGGTTTGTGTTTGAATTTTATAGAATTGCGAGGAGATAGTTTGATTTTCAAAACAATGATGTATACAGTTGATTATAAGTATGTTGTTGATTACTTGATTTGTAAGTGATTAGACTGAAACCACATGATTTGTTAACTAAAGTTGGTCCACATAATTATAACGGATAAACTTCATTTTTTAAACCAATGACTTCTACTCTTATTGACATCATAAACAAACCTGATAATACCGATTTTTGGTTTTCAGACGTTAAGATTGAAACACATAATAGGTTAACCAAACTTGCATATATTCTTGTGATTGCACATCATCTGTGTTGACTCCCATGTTCATTGCAACTTACAATGACATGAGAATATCTTTTGCTCGATTAGGTAAACTAGGCTACCAAATGTTAGGATCCATGGCATATTAGGCAAATGAGGCTAATCAAGAATGATAAAGATGAAGAATATGTTGAACTTTGGTATAATTTATCAACAGTTTCCTCTAAACCAAACATACACCTACGTTATTTCTCATTAGTATACATGTTGTTGAGTTTGACAATAGCAAAAACAAACACGAAACATAGTTTAGATCGTTTATTTTTAATATAAAATAATACTTAAATGTTTGAAATTAAACAACAAAATACTCTGTCTAATTCTCATGATTTCATTTTCAGTTGTCAAATGTATTTTTATAGATACGCAGCTCCAATCTTTGAACAAACGTAAGAGATATAATTTTTATGGTCAATCAAACTATATATGTAACAATTAAAGTACAACCAACTCTAAGCAAAAAGATATAATTAAAGGTTACTCTTCTAAGAAGCTATTGTTGGCAATTGAACACCAATATTTTTGACTGTTTGAATTGGACTGATACATCTCTAGCCCCCCATTTCATTTTTAACATATGCATATTACATCTCCAAGATCAGTCAAGAAAGGAAACCAACCTTGTCAAGTAAGAACCAATTGAAATATTAAAAACATGGAGCCAACTCCAACTCGTAGGCACTACTTGGGAAAGTTTCTCATGTGTTACTAGTCATAGTCAAATTCATATGGTTTGTTTATACAACATCTTATATACTCATAAGCTATTTGCGGCCATGAAAGGTTGGTTACAGATCAAAACTTCCAAAGGGTTAAATACAATGCACTACTTGACGTCTTGACCATTCCAAAATAAGCACAAAATTACTTTGACCAGCAAAAAAAAAATGGAAGGGTCAATTGGACATTTTACAACAGACTTTTAAGATAATTAGAAAAGTACAAAATAGGGAAATATTGGATTGTGGTGTTGGGGGGTGAAATGGTAAATTGAGAGACGGAGCTCGATTTTCAACGAAGAGGGGCCTCGAATGAAGTGACATCCCAGTCAAAGTACCCCGAAATTTAATAATAATAATTTAATGGCATGTTTCCGGTGTGGTCAAACATACCTATCAAGATAGCGCTTTGACTCTCGGCCTGTCCCGTCGGATCCGGGCGTGGGAGCGGCGACGGACGGTGGATGTGCGGCCACACACACACACAGAGAGAACAAAAGGAGGACGCGGGACCCACTGACATCCAACATACTTTTGTTGTCTGTCCTCATAATAAGTAATGATCCAATGTGGGTTGCTGTTCACGCGCCATCATTGCCCTCTCTCTCTTTCTCTCTGCAATTGGTGGGCCCCCACAAGCCCTTCTCAAGGGGAGAGGGAACAGTGTTTCTGAGTGCCATAACCCCTAAACTCGTAGGGGACTGATGAGATCTAACTGTTTCAAAGGAGTGGCCGTGAGGGATTAGGGGTGCCCTTTATTTCTGGGAGGGACCGGAATTGAAGGCCCCCTATCGAGTGGAAGGGTTTGAAATTTCAAACATTGTCATCATTTCGAATTTGAAACTAGCATCGTCCCATACTCTCTTTGATAATGTTTTTTTCTTTCTTTCTTCTATGAATGTTTACTTTTTTTTTTTTTCAAATAATTTTTTGATGGTTACTTTGATAATGTTTATTATGTCGCATATTAAAATTTATATTTGAGTATAAATGTAAAATGAGTATATGAGATTTGGTCACAATACACTATTGACTATAATGAGTGATTGAGCACATTGAGCACATGAGATTGGATCACCCATCTCAATGATCTCATTACATATATGATGAACATTATACTCAAAAATTCTGAAGCCGGTGTTGATTGTAATTTCAAGCTCGTTGCAGTGTGAGTTACATTAGGCTTTGTGGTATAGAAGACAACATATTTTGTATTTTTAAATTACTCAATTATCTTATGAATTATTAAATAACAAATATAGTCAGCCTAAGTTCAAAAACTTGATTGTAACGCTCTTCACAATACATGTTTGGTTCGATGAGTTTCTTGTGAGATATCAGTATTGACAGAGTTATATTTTGTTTCTCTTGACAATAACATGTCTTGTGTAAGTCTTAGCCTAACAATTTCGCTTGGTTTCAAACTTCTTTTGAAAAGCAAATATCAAATGTTTAGCAATATGTATGATTTGTTGTCTTATCATAAATAATCTCAACTAATCAATTAATTTGATTTTTCTTTGATATAAATACATAAATTGAATAAGCATACGATATTCATTACACTTTTTGTCACTTTTGATTGTCAAATTAATGTCAAATTAGTTATCATTCACATTTTGAAGTTGTTTGCTCAATCTTGGGTATCAAGAAAGCTGGTATTGAACATTTCTTCACCGCAAAGTCTCTTTTGAATGGTGTGGCCTCTCCCACCATTAAAGCTGCACACACAATCAATTGAAAATAGTTGATAATCGAGTTCAAATGTTGAAGTGTTAGACACTTGAGGTAAGTTTCAAGGGATACAACGCAGCTCCAAGTGTCTTTAGCCACTTTTGTTCTAAAGTCTAATCAAAACAGCATTAAGCGCCCTATTCAAAATTTCAAATCAGATCATATATATCAAATCATCCTCGAATT of the Fragaria vesca subsp. vesca linkage group LG6, FraVesHawaii_1.0, whole genome shotgun sequence genome contains:
- the LOC101310235 gene encoding probable receptor-like protein kinase At5g15080-like, giving the protein MGCFTVLKCKKKKSEQTIYIKRVVPKEQTPATLPEPQIPTRSLQSAPPSFRNRVKPVQPVNKVTKKNNRTRALSAPSTLDAADQESLSSVEYEEPEEPKYRSGILKEQAPPIPQPLPLPSPQGVAALRTTGSFKSLTSSGPLYASGPLPLPPTGTLRNFSFEEVSSACHNFSSDRCMSEGLSSIMYKASFGEDSSSSSKKEATVTRLHPSTQGLKEFVNEVNTIASLQHPNLCKLLGFHAREGSEQKMLVYERLFHGSLDRFLYGRSDKPPIDWNTRTKIALCAAQGLTFLHEEGPFQAMYNEFSTANIQIDKDFSAKLSGYGCVGHIPEAEISTNSVAVANLSVETLERGMLTPKSNVWSFGIVLLELLTGRKNLDSRHPKEEMNLVKWSRPYLADDHRLSLIMDPQLKGRFPAKAARAMADIAQRCLQKDPSERPTMRTVVEHLKIIQDIRHSSRFPLLDPAAYAGKHMSRSPSLNGIVTPVPRLSFSPSPPPVALPSFSPTRRLAPPISLLPPRSCSTIVTMEELDHLLESRKSSSSTVPRASVEGF